One genomic window of Bradyrhizobium sp. B124 includes the following:
- a CDS encoding Do family serine endopeptidase encodes MTDRPDLSTLPSYKAPKRSLFSARKLALMASVVAGLGAATYGFSPTHNPADLFTTPAHAQVNNEVKKVQQPVGFADIVERVKPSVISVKVNIREKVAKDDSNNNDDSPFQPGSPMERFFRRFGGPDGLPPGLRGGPRGGGVVTGQGSGFFISADGFAVTNNHVVDGADKVEVTTDDGKTFSAKVIGTDPRTDLALIKVEGGSNFQFAKLSDTKPRIGDWVLAVGNPFGLGGTVTAGIVSASGRDIGNGPYDDFIQIDAPVNKGNSGGPAFDVSGEVMGVNTAIYSPSGGSVGIAFSIPAQTVKSVVAQLKDKGSVSRGWIGVQIQPVTSDIADSLGMKKAEGALVAEPQANGPAAKAGIESGDVITAVNGEPVKDARELARTIGGLAPGNAVKLNVLHKGQDKTVNLTLGQLPNNLEAKADTDNNGDKGNSSRGTDVPKLGLTVAPANSVAGAGKEGVVVTEVDPKSAAAERGFKEGDVILEVAGKSVGTAGEVRDAITAARNDNKNSVLMRVKSGGSSRFVAVPLAKG; translated from the coding sequence ATGACCGACCGTCCCGACCTCTCGACCCTTCCGTCCTACAAGGCGCCGAAGCGCTCGCTGTTCTCTGCCCGCAAACTCGCGCTGATGGCGTCGGTCGTGGCCGGCCTCGGTGCCGCCACCTACGGCTTCAGCCCCACCCACAACCCGGCCGACCTGTTCACGACGCCCGCGCATGCGCAGGTCAATAACGAGGTCAAGAAGGTTCAGCAGCCGGTCGGGTTTGCCGACATCGTCGAGCGGGTGAAGCCGTCGGTGATCTCGGTCAAGGTCAATATTCGCGAGAAGGTCGCGAAGGATGACAGCAACAATAATGACGATTCGCCGTTCCAGCCGGGTTCGCCGATGGAGCGTTTCTTCCGCCGCTTCGGCGGTCCGGATGGCTTGCCCCCGGGCCTGCGCGGTGGACCGCGTGGCGGTGGCGTGGTGACGGGCCAGGGCTCCGGCTTCTTCATCTCGGCTGACGGCTTCGCCGTGACCAACAATCACGTCGTCGATGGCGCCGACAAGGTCGAAGTCACGACCGACGACGGCAAGACCTTCTCCGCCAAGGTGATCGGCACCGATCCGCGCACCGATCTCGCGCTGATCAAGGTCGAGGGCGGCTCCAACTTCCAGTTTGCCAAGCTCTCCGACACCAAGCCGCGGATCGGCGACTGGGTGCTGGCGGTCGGCAATCCCTTCGGTCTCGGCGGCACCGTGACCGCGGGCATCGTCTCGGCCTCCGGCCGCGACATCGGCAACGGCCCGTATGACGATTTCATCCAGATCGATGCGCCCGTGAACAAGGGCAATTCGGGCGGCCCGGCGTTCGACGTGTCCGGTGAGGTGATGGGCGTCAATACCGCGATCTACTCGCCGTCCGGCGGCAGCGTCGGCATCGCGTTCTCGATCCCGGCCCAGACCGTCAAGAGCGTCGTTGCCCAGCTGAAGGACAAGGGCTCGGTCAGCCGCGGCTGGATCGGCGTCCAGATCCAGCCGGTGACATCAGACATCGCCGACAGCCTCGGCATGAAGAAGGCCGAAGGCGCGCTGGTGGCCGAACCGCAGGCCAACGGCCCCGCGGCCAAGGCCGGCATCGAGTCCGGTGACGTCATCACCGCCGTCAATGGCGAGCCGGTGAAGGATGCGCGCGAACTCGCCCGCACCATCGGCGGCCTCGCGCCCGGCAATGCCGTGAAGCTGAACGTGCTGCACAAGGGGCAGGACAAGACCGTCAACCTCACGCTCGGCCAGTTGCCGAACAACCTGGAAGCCAAGGCTGACACCGACAACAACGGCGACAAGGGCAACTCGTCCCGTGGCACCGACGTGCCTAAACTGGGCCTCACTGTGGCACCCGCCAACAGCGTGGCCGGCGCCGGCAAGGAAGGCGTGGTCGTGACCGAAGTCGATCCCAAGAGTGCTGCCGCTGAGCGGGGCTTCAAGGAAGGCGACGTGATCCTCGAGGTCGCCGGCAAGTCCGTCGGCACCGCCGGTGAGGTGCGTGATGCGATCACCGCGGCGCGCAATGACAACAAGAACAGCGTTCTCATGCGCGTGAAGAGCGGCGGTTCGTCGCGCTTTGTGGCAGTGCCGCTGGCGAAGGGATAA
- a CDS encoding response regulator transcription factor, giving the protein MRILIIEDDRESADYLVKAFREVGYIADLASDGEEGLSMAETGDYDVLVVDRMLPKRDGLSLIGILRDKGNRTPVLILSALGQVDDRIKGLRAGGDDYLPKPYSFAELLARVEVLSRRNVGPAEETTYRVGDLELDRLSHRVARGKDELTLQPREFRLLEYLMKHAGQVVTRTMLLENVWDYHFDPQTNVIDVHISRLRSKIDKGFERPLLHTIRGAGYMIRDGIR; this is encoded by the coding sequence ATGCGTATCCTGATCATCGAAGACGACCGCGAGTCAGCCGACTATCTGGTCAAGGCATTCCGTGAAGTCGGCTATATCGCCGATCTCGCCTCCGACGGCGAGGAAGGCCTGTCGATGGCGGAGACCGGCGACTACGACGTGCTGGTTGTGGATCGCATGCTGCCGAAGCGGGACGGCCTGTCGCTGATCGGCATCCTGCGCGACAAAGGCAACCGGACGCCGGTCCTGATCCTGTCGGCGCTCGGCCAGGTGGACGACCGGATTAAGGGCCTGCGCGCCGGCGGCGACGACTATCTGCCGAAGCCCTATTCCTTCGCCGAGCTGCTCGCGCGCGTCGAGGTGCTGTCGCGGCGCAATGTCGGGCCGGCCGAGGAGACCACCTACCGCGTCGGCGACCTCGAGCTCGATCGCCTGTCGCATCGCGTCGCCCGCGGCAAGGATGAGCTGACCTTGCAGCCGCGCGAATTCCGCCTGCTCGAATATCTGATGAAGCATGCCGGGCAGGTGGTGACGCGGACCATGCTGCTCGAGAACGTCTGGGATTATCATTTCGATCCGCAGACCAACGTCATCGACGTCCACATCTCGCGGCTGCGCTCCAAGATCGACAAAGGCTTCGAGCGGCCGCTGCTGCATACCATCCGCGGCGCGGGGTATATGATCAGAGATGGCATTAGGTAG